A genomic segment from Daphnia pulex isolate KAP4 chromosome 5, ASM2113471v1 encodes:
- the LOC124194100 gene encoding vacuolar protein sorting-associated protein 51 homolog isoform X1, which translates to MKNVKMSKELNENDKRKRNNLLSQYYGITEEKDVENLFDVDGKHFNADAYVDKLVQETSLKQLIDKEQELVREIQSLDSEMQTLVYENYNKFILATDTIRQMKSDFKTMEDEMEKLVQDMSHIATFANNISSNLQDRRQQITKLSNIHELLKNLQFLFDLPNKLKTCVEEKNYSLAVKYYAKSEQVLQDFGDHPSFSGIQSDCKEIVETLRKCLKVQFSRAEVTSQELEESASLLCKLGESSTDLAREFLEINKVRLEKDLEDLSSYVWSGENNGEVVLIFIEKCCNTALNNVALTIATFNNIFPSTISKHNEGMNSMATDVINQLCPIVESKIVEIIGFEISEACCLSVVAALDKFHRRLLAVQRLLLVDKQWSFTLITEIARIISHRTADALVIKWTSELQGWRDSWNNDNQPHGSVKFIEGALVEHIHRAFVALTAFVGNHVTFSQDSQFRQTFGRRYVREEVLVQSLSKLSTMLANLSNVTGKDSASPTLILVLSRVAIDFSQNLAQSLVIELNSNKISLQNFNVNLCDLQLSLIEEQFDIPVGFQGDHLTPISVITLDFKQTSQSLLQSYVQSESHVLVQMIRKSMDSRDWLTASEPRGVRPVIKRVLEEISRVDSHAAQLYEEGSRKERSSDSSRRTHHSSSRMQQKSSWSSLGPSQLDSSLLNNIQKLFSERIDLSGTVEPNKGSVVMAIIKICLKGFLECVRLKTFGKYGIQQIQVDCYYLQLFLWRFTFDENLVHSLLDEILSSAVQRCLEPVLMEPGVVELICER; encoded by the exons ATGAAAAACGTCAAAATGAGTAAAGAACTAAATGaaaacgataaaagaaaaagaaacaatcttCTTTCTCAATACTATGGGATAACAGAAGAAAAGGATGTAGAAAACCTTTTTGACGTGGATGGAAAGCACTTTAATGCTGATGCCTATGTTGACAAACTGGTTCAG GAAACCAGCTTAAAGCAACTTATAGATAAAGAACAGGAACTTGTTCGTGAAATTCAATCACTTGATTCAGAAATGCAAACTTTGGTTTatgaaaattataataaatttatCCTTGCCACTGATACCATCCGCCAAATGAAAAGTGATTTCAAAACTATGGAAGATGAAATGGAGAAGTTAGTTCAAGACATGTCTCATATTGCAACATTTGCCAACAATATATCTTCAAATTTACAG GATCGGCGCCAACAAATAACAAAGCTTTCAAACATTCACGAACTGCtaaaaaatttgcaatttttgtttgatcttCCCAACAAGCTGAAAACATGtgtagaagaaaagaattattcaTTG GCTGTTAAGTATTATGCAAAATCTGAGCAAGTTCTTCAAGATTTTGGAGATCATCCTTCTTTTAGTGGAATCCAATCAGATTGcaaagaaattgttgaaacACTCAGGAAATGCCTAAAGGTGCAATTCAGCAGAGCTGAG GTAACTTCCCAGGAACTAGAAGAATCTGCATCTCTTTTATGCAAACTAGGTGAATCTTCCACTGACCTTGCAAGAGAATTTCTTGAAATCAATAAAGTGAGGTTAGAAAAAGATTTGGAAGATCTATCCTCATATGTGTGGTCTGGTGAAAATAATGGAGAAGTGGTCCTCATATTCATTGAAAAATGCTGCAATACAGCATTGAATAACGTTGCTCTTACCATTGCAACcttcaacaacattttcccttCAACCATATCGAAACATAATGA GGGGATGAATAGCATGGCCACGGATGTTATTAATCAACTTTGCCCAATAG TGGAAAGTAAAATTGTCGAAATCATCGGATTCGAGATAAGTGAAGCCTGCTGTTTGTCAGTAGTTGCGGCTTTGGATAAATTTCATCGTCGTCTATTGGCCGTTCAGCGACTATTACTGGTGGATAAGCAATGGAGCTTCACTCTCATTACTGAAATTGCTCGAATAATTTCACATCGAACAGCCGACGCTCTTGTTATCAAATGGACAAGTGAACTACAAGGCTGGCGTGATTCCTGGAATAACGATAATCAGCCACACGGTTCGGTCAAATTTATTGAAGGGGCTCtcgtggaacacattcatcgtGCTTTTGTTGCTCTAACG gccTTTGTAGGAAATCACGTTACTTTTTCTCAAGATTCTCAATTCCGTCAGACATTTGGTCGACGTTACGTACGGGAAGAAGTATTAGTACAGTCGTTGAGTAAACTTTCCACTATGTTAGCAAATCTGAGCAACGTAACGGGGAAAGATAGCGCGTCTCCGACTCTAATTCTTGTCCTCTCTCGGGTGGCAATCGATTTTAGTCAAAATTTGGCTCAATCCTTggtaattgaattgaattcaaacaaaatatctCTTCAGAATTTTAACGTAAATTTGTGTGATTTGCAGTTGTCTTTAATAGAGGAACAGTTTGACATTCCAGTCGGTTTTCAAGGAGACCATCTGACTCCGATATCTGTTATAACTCTCGACTTCAAACAAACTTCACAGTCGCTTTTGCAAAGTTATGTTCAAAGTGAAAGTCACGTTCTCGTTCAG ATGATTCGTAAGTCGATGGATTCTCGCGATTGGTTAACCGCTAGTGAACCTCGTGGCGTTAGACCTGTCATCAAGCGTGTGTTGGAAGAGATAAGTCGAGTAGATTCCCATGCAGCTCAACTGTACGAAGAAggatcaagaaaagaaaggagctCAGATTCTTCCCGCCGAACACATCACag TAGCTCCAGAATGCAACAAAAATCATCTTGGTCATCATTGGGTCCTTCTCAGCTGGACTCTTCATTACTGAATAATATacagaaattattttctgaaCGAATTGATTTGTCGGGAACCGTTGAGCCCAATAAAGGATCTGTCGTCATGGCCATTATTAAAATCTGCCTTAag GGATTCTTGGAATGTGTTCGTCTAAAGACATTTGGAAAGTATGGCATTCAGCAAATTCAAGTAGATTGCTACTACTTGCAACTTTTCTTGTGGCGATTCACCTTCGATGAGAA tttgGTTCACAGTTTGCTGGACGAAATTTTGTCGAGTGCAGTCCAACGCTGCTTGGAACCTGTATTGATGGAGCCGGGCGTTGTGGAGCTCATCTGTGAACGTTAG
- the LOC124194100 gene encoding vacuolar protein sorting-associated protein 51 homolog isoform X2 has translation MKNVKMSKELNENDKRKRNNLLSQYYGITEEKDVENLFDVDGKHFNADAYVDKLVQETSLKQLIDKEQELVREIQSLDSEMQTLVYENYNKFILATDTIRQMKSDFKTMEDEMEKLVQDMSHIATFANNISSNLQDRRQQITKLSNIHELLKNLQFLFDLPNKLKTCVEEKNYSLAVKYYAKSEQVLQDFGDHPSFSGIQSDCKEIVETLRKCLKVQFSRAEVTSQELEESASLLCKLGESSTDLAREFLEINKVRLEKDLEDLSSYVWSGENNGEVVLIFIEKCCNTALNNVALTIATFNNIFPSTISKHNEGMNSMATDVINQLCPIVESKIVEIIGFEISEACCLSVVAALDKFHRRLLAVQRLLLVDKQWSFTLITEIARIISHRTADALVIKWTSELQGWRDSWNNDNQPHGSVKFIEGALVEHIHRAFVALTAFVGNHVTFSQDSQFRQTFGRRYVREEVLVQSLSKLSTMLANLSNVTGKDSASPTLILVLSRVAIDFSQNLAQSLLSLIEEQFDIPVGFQGDHLTPISVITLDFKQTSQSLLQSYVQSESHVLVQMIRKSMDSRDWLTASEPRGVRPVIKRVLEEISRVDSHAAQLYEEGSRKERSSDSSRRTHHSSSRMQQKSSWSSLGPSQLDSSLLNNIQKLFSERIDLSGTVEPNKGSVVMAIIKICLKGFLECVRLKTFGKYGIQQIQVDCYYLQLFLWRFTFDENLVHSLLDEILSSAVQRCLEPVLMEPGVVELICER, from the exons ATGAAAAACGTCAAAATGAGTAAAGAACTAAATGaaaacgataaaagaaaaagaaacaatcttCTTTCTCAATACTATGGGATAACAGAAGAAAAGGATGTAGAAAACCTTTTTGACGTGGATGGAAAGCACTTTAATGCTGATGCCTATGTTGACAAACTGGTTCAG GAAACCAGCTTAAAGCAACTTATAGATAAAGAACAGGAACTTGTTCGTGAAATTCAATCACTTGATTCAGAAATGCAAACTTTGGTTTatgaaaattataataaatttatCCTTGCCACTGATACCATCCGCCAAATGAAAAGTGATTTCAAAACTATGGAAGATGAAATGGAGAAGTTAGTTCAAGACATGTCTCATATTGCAACATTTGCCAACAATATATCTTCAAATTTACAG GATCGGCGCCAACAAATAACAAAGCTTTCAAACATTCACGAACTGCtaaaaaatttgcaatttttgtttgatcttCCCAACAAGCTGAAAACATGtgtagaagaaaagaattattcaTTG GCTGTTAAGTATTATGCAAAATCTGAGCAAGTTCTTCAAGATTTTGGAGATCATCCTTCTTTTAGTGGAATCCAATCAGATTGcaaagaaattgttgaaacACTCAGGAAATGCCTAAAGGTGCAATTCAGCAGAGCTGAG GTAACTTCCCAGGAACTAGAAGAATCTGCATCTCTTTTATGCAAACTAGGTGAATCTTCCACTGACCTTGCAAGAGAATTTCTTGAAATCAATAAAGTGAGGTTAGAAAAAGATTTGGAAGATCTATCCTCATATGTGTGGTCTGGTGAAAATAATGGAGAAGTGGTCCTCATATTCATTGAAAAATGCTGCAATACAGCATTGAATAACGTTGCTCTTACCATTGCAACcttcaacaacattttcccttCAACCATATCGAAACATAATGA GGGGATGAATAGCATGGCCACGGATGTTATTAATCAACTTTGCCCAATAG TGGAAAGTAAAATTGTCGAAATCATCGGATTCGAGATAAGTGAAGCCTGCTGTTTGTCAGTAGTTGCGGCTTTGGATAAATTTCATCGTCGTCTATTGGCCGTTCAGCGACTATTACTGGTGGATAAGCAATGGAGCTTCACTCTCATTACTGAAATTGCTCGAATAATTTCACATCGAACAGCCGACGCTCTTGTTATCAAATGGACAAGTGAACTACAAGGCTGGCGTGATTCCTGGAATAACGATAATCAGCCACACGGTTCGGTCAAATTTATTGAAGGGGCTCtcgtggaacacattcatcgtGCTTTTGTTGCTCTAACG gccTTTGTAGGAAATCACGTTACTTTTTCTCAAGATTCTCAATTCCGTCAGACATTTGGTCGACGTTACGTACGGGAAGAAGTATTAGTACAGTCGTTGAGTAAACTTTCCACTATGTTAGCAAATCTGAGCAACGTAACGGGGAAAGATAGCGCGTCTCCGACTCTAATTCTTGTCCTCTCTCGGGTGGCAATCGATTTTAGTCAAAATTTGGCTCAATCCTTg TTGTCTTTAATAGAGGAACAGTTTGACATTCCAGTCGGTTTTCAAGGAGACCATCTGACTCCGATATCTGTTATAACTCTCGACTTCAAACAAACTTCACAGTCGCTTTTGCAAAGTTATGTTCAAAGTGAAAGTCACGTTCTCGTTCAG ATGATTCGTAAGTCGATGGATTCTCGCGATTGGTTAACCGCTAGTGAACCTCGTGGCGTTAGACCTGTCATCAAGCGTGTGTTGGAAGAGATAAGTCGAGTAGATTCCCATGCAGCTCAACTGTACGAAGAAggatcaagaaaagaaaggagctCAGATTCTTCCCGCCGAACACATCACag TAGCTCCAGAATGCAACAAAAATCATCTTGGTCATCATTGGGTCCTTCTCAGCTGGACTCTTCATTACTGAATAATATacagaaattattttctgaaCGAATTGATTTGTCGGGAACCGTTGAGCCCAATAAAGGATCTGTCGTCATGGCCATTATTAAAATCTGCCTTAag GGATTCTTGGAATGTGTTCGTCTAAAGACATTTGGAAAGTATGGCATTCAGCAAATTCAAGTAGATTGCTACTACTTGCAACTTTTCTTGTGGCGATTCACCTTCGATGAGAA tttgGTTCACAGTTTGCTGGACGAAATTTTGTCGAGTGCAGTCCAACGCTGCTTGGAACCTGTATTGATGGAGCCGGGCGTTGTGGAGCTCATCTGTGAACGTTAG
- the LOC124194100 gene encoding vacuolar protein sorting-associated protein 51 homolog isoform X3: MKNVKMSKELNENDKRKRNNLLSQYYGITEEKDVENLFDVDGKHFNADAYVDKLVQETSLKQLIDKEQELVREIQSLDSEMQTLVYENYNKFILATDTIRQMKSDFKTMEDEMEKLVQDMSHIATFANNISSNLQDRRQQITKLSNIHELLKNLQFLFDLPNKLKTCVEEKNYSLAVKYYAKSEQVLQDFGDHPSFSGIQSDCKEIVETLRKCLKVQFSRAEVTSQELEESASLLCKLGESSTDLAREFLEINKVRLEKDLEDLSSYVWSGENNGEVVLIFIEKCCNTALNNVALTIATFNNIFPSTISKHNEGMNSMATDVINQLCPIVESKIVEIIGFEISEACCLSVVAALDKFHRRLLAVQRLLLVDKQWSFTLITEIARIISHRTADALVIKWTSELQGWRDSWNNDNQPHGSVKFIEGALVEHIHRAFVALTAFVGNHVTFSQDSQFRQTFGRRYVREEVLVQSLSKLSTMLANLSNVTGKDSASPTLILVLSRVAIDFSQNLAQSLLSLIEEQFDIPVGFQGDHLTPISVITLDFKQTSQSLLQSYVQSESHVLVQMIRKSMDSRDWLTASEPRGVRPVIKRVLEEISRVDSHAAQLYEEGSRKERSSDSSRRTHHSSRMQQKSSWSSLGPSQLDSSLLNNIQKLFSERIDLSGTVEPNKGSVVMAIIKICLKGFLECVRLKTFGKYGIQQIQVDCYYLQLFLWRFTFDENLVHSLLDEILSSAVQRCLEPVLMEPGVVELICER; the protein is encoded by the exons ATGAAAAACGTCAAAATGAGTAAAGAACTAAATGaaaacgataaaagaaaaagaaacaatcttCTTTCTCAATACTATGGGATAACAGAAGAAAAGGATGTAGAAAACCTTTTTGACGTGGATGGAAAGCACTTTAATGCTGATGCCTATGTTGACAAACTGGTTCAG GAAACCAGCTTAAAGCAACTTATAGATAAAGAACAGGAACTTGTTCGTGAAATTCAATCACTTGATTCAGAAATGCAAACTTTGGTTTatgaaaattataataaatttatCCTTGCCACTGATACCATCCGCCAAATGAAAAGTGATTTCAAAACTATGGAAGATGAAATGGAGAAGTTAGTTCAAGACATGTCTCATATTGCAACATTTGCCAACAATATATCTTCAAATTTACAG GATCGGCGCCAACAAATAACAAAGCTTTCAAACATTCACGAACTGCtaaaaaatttgcaatttttgtttgatcttCCCAACAAGCTGAAAACATGtgtagaagaaaagaattattcaTTG GCTGTTAAGTATTATGCAAAATCTGAGCAAGTTCTTCAAGATTTTGGAGATCATCCTTCTTTTAGTGGAATCCAATCAGATTGcaaagaaattgttgaaacACTCAGGAAATGCCTAAAGGTGCAATTCAGCAGAGCTGAG GTAACTTCCCAGGAACTAGAAGAATCTGCATCTCTTTTATGCAAACTAGGTGAATCTTCCACTGACCTTGCAAGAGAATTTCTTGAAATCAATAAAGTGAGGTTAGAAAAAGATTTGGAAGATCTATCCTCATATGTGTGGTCTGGTGAAAATAATGGAGAAGTGGTCCTCATATTCATTGAAAAATGCTGCAATACAGCATTGAATAACGTTGCTCTTACCATTGCAACcttcaacaacattttcccttCAACCATATCGAAACATAATGA GGGGATGAATAGCATGGCCACGGATGTTATTAATCAACTTTGCCCAATAG TGGAAAGTAAAATTGTCGAAATCATCGGATTCGAGATAAGTGAAGCCTGCTGTTTGTCAGTAGTTGCGGCTTTGGATAAATTTCATCGTCGTCTATTGGCCGTTCAGCGACTATTACTGGTGGATAAGCAATGGAGCTTCACTCTCATTACTGAAATTGCTCGAATAATTTCACATCGAACAGCCGACGCTCTTGTTATCAAATGGACAAGTGAACTACAAGGCTGGCGTGATTCCTGGAATAACGATAATCAGCCACACGGTTCGGTCAAATTTATTGAAGGGGCTCtcgtggaacacattcatcgtGCTTTTGTTGCTCTAACG gccTTTGTAGGAAATCACGTTACTTTTTCTCAAGATTCTCAATTCCGTCAGACATTTGGTCGACGTTACGTACGGGAAGAAGTATTAGTACAGTCGTTGAGTAAACTTTCCACTATGTTAGCAAATCTGAGCAACGTAACGGGGAAAGATAGCGCGTCTCCGACTCTAATTCTTGTCCTCTCTCGGGTGGCAATCGATTTTAGTCAAAATTTGGCTCAATCCTTg TTGTCTTTAATAGAGGAACAGTTTGACATTCCAGTCGGTTTTCAAGGAGACCATCTGACTCCGATATCTGTTATAACTCTCGACTTCAAACAAACTTCACAGTCGCTTTTGCAAAGTTATGTTCAAAGTGAAAGTCACGTTCTCGTTCAG ATGATTCGTAAGTCGATGGATTCTCGCGATTGGTTAACCGCTAGTGAACCTCGTGGCGTTAGACCTGTCATCAAGCGTGTGTTGGAAGAGATAAGTCGAGTAGATTCCCATGCAGCTCAACTGTACGAAGAAggatcaagaaaagaaaggagctCAGATTCTTCCCGCCGAACACATCACag CTCCAGAATGCAACAAAAATCATCTTGGTCATCATTGGGTCCTTCTCAGCTGGACTCTTCATTACTGAATAATATacagaaattattttctgaaCGAATTGATTTGTCGGGAACCGTTGAGCCCAATAAAGGATCTGTCGTCATGGCCATTATTAAAATCTGCCTTAag GGATTCTTGGAATGTGTTCGTCTAAAGACATTTGGAAAGTATGGCATTCAGCAAATTCAAGTAGATTGCTACTACTTGCAACTTTTCTTGTGGCGATTCACCTTCGATGAGAA tttgGTTCACAGTTTGCTGGACGAAATTTTGTCGAGTGCAGTCCAACGCTGCTTGGAACCTGTATTGATGGAGCCGGGCGTTGTGGAGCTCATCTGTGAACGTTAG